In the genome of Carnobacterium viridans, one region contains:
- the rsmH gene encoding 16S rRNA (cytosine(1402)-N(4))-methyltransferase RsmH, producing the protein MTAFNHETVLLRETVDGLSLSPEGIYVDCTLGGAGHSEYLLSQLNENGHLFAFDQDERAIENAKVRLAEYVEKGMVTFIKANFRYIKEELTERGISEVDGVLYDLGVSSPQLDEAERGFSYHQDAPLDMRMDTDAPLTAKDVVNEWSYHDLIRIFYRYGEEKFSKQIARKIEAAREIKPIETTSELVELIKSGIPAPARRKGGHPAKRVFQAIRIAVNDELSSVEDSLEQAIELMSIGGRISVISFHSLEDRIVKSIFKDHSKGPELPRGLPVIPDEFLPELKLITRKPILPSEEELAVNNRSRSAKLRIAEKQTKVN; encoded by the coding sequence ATGACAGCATTTAATCATGAAACAGTCTTATTACGCGAAACAGTTGATGGGCTGTCGTTATCTCCAGAAGGTATTTACGTTGATTGTACTTTAGGTGGAGCAGGACATAGTGAATATTTATTATCACAATTAAATGAAAACGGGCATCTATTTGCTTTTGACCAAGATGAGCGTGCAATTGAAAACGCAAAAGTTCGTTTAGCTGAATATGTTGAAAAAGGTATGGTTACCTTTATTAAAGCAAATTTCCGATATATTAAAGAAGAATTAACTGAACGTGGAATAAGTGAAGTAGATGGAGTGTTATATGATTTAGGAGTTTCTTCTCCACAGCTAGATGAAGCAGAACGTGGCTTTAGTTACCATCAAGATGCACCTCTAGACATGCGAATGGATACAGATGCTCCATTAACAGCAAAAGATGTCGTTAATGAATGGTCTTACCACGATTTGATTAGAATTTTCTACCGTTATGGAGAAGAAAAATTCTCAAAACAAATTGCTCGTAAAATTGAAGCAGCTAGAGAAATTAAGCCAATTGAAACAACTAGTGAACTAGTTGAACTCATTAAATCAGGAATACCTGCACCAGCTAGAAGAAAAGGTGGACATCCAGCAAAACGTGTCTTTCAAGCGATACGAATTGCCGTTAACGATGAGTTATCTTCAGTAGAAGATTCGTTGGAACAAGCAATTGAGTTAATGTCAATTGGTGGACGTATCAGCGTAATTTCGTTTCATTCATTAGAAGATCGAATTGTTAAATCTATCTTTAAAGATCATTCTAAAGGACCTGAATTGCCTCGTGGATTACCCGTTATTCCAGACGAATTTTTACCTGAATTAAAATTGATTACCAGAAAGCCAATATTACCTTCAGAAGAAGAGTTAGCCGTAAATAATCGCTCGAGAAGTGCCAAGTTACGAATTGCTGAAAAACAAACTAAAGTAAACTAA
- the ftsL gene encoding cell division protein FtsL, which produces MPLESNLARNLEVEVPFQPQTTPTPKKEKIHTPFTKRIGITKGEKLLISSVLIILFALIAISISLEITIASTNRTLQDATTSIAETTTVNENLEQEVQELSRYDRVYEIANKFGLEMNEENVRNVIK; this is translated from the coding sequence ATGCCATTAGAAAGTAATTTAGCTAGAAATCTTGAAGTCGAAGTACCCTTTCAGCCGCAGACAACTCCTACTCCTAAAAAGGAAAAGATACATACTCCTTTTACAAAAAGAATTGGGATAACAAAAGGAGAAAAACTACTTATCAGTTCAGTTTTAATTATTTTGTTTGCTCTTATTGCTATTAGTATTTCTTTAGAGATTACCATCGCCAGTACTAATCGTACGCTACAAGATGCAACAACCTCTATTGCTGAAACCACAACGGTAAATGAAAACTTAGAACAAGAAGTCCAAGAATTATCACGTTATGATCGTGTGTATGAGATTGCAAACAAATTTGGTTTAGAAATGAACGAAGAAAATGTAAGGAATGTTATAAAATGA
- a CDS encoding penicillin-binding transpeptidase domain-containing protein, with amino-acid sequence MTNKNPLKNRKKVAILLFFGTILLLTVFTGRIAFIMVKGEVNGEDLSQNINNLYTRSSILEANRGTIYDVGGESVAMDATSYSLVAVLTDEWSNSEDPQHVVDKEKTAETLEKYISMSKEEILAKLNQKDLNQVEFSEEGKNLSYDTKKGIEEENLPGIVFEETPTRLYPNGIFASHLIGYAALPSGEETDVSSTDLTGMMGIELAYDDLLKGTDGKKIYQKDSFGYVIPNSEVETTEPVNGDDIYLTLDKRMQVYLENVMSEVDEKYNPAMMTATLINPETGAIIATSQRPTFNGTTKDGIDQLWQNVLVENTYEPGSTMKILTLASAVSEGVFDPNAYFQSGVKNVTGGSIHDHNPDGWGTISYLEGLARSSNVAFANLMEKMGADTWQEYMNAFGIGQTTNSGLANEAKGSIAYNYPLEQANTAFGQGLTVTAFQMLQAFTAIANDGKMMKPQFISKTVDSDTGEETIVEPEVVGEPITEEVADQTLEYLKEVVYNKNGTGVDYQIEGYEIAAKTGTAEIVNPETKQYYSGGTDYVYSVAAMAPADDPKVILYITVQQPEIKDGSTTGSGVVKEIYHPVMKRALEYLALGEDEESEENAVEMPKVTGISKDEALKSLEGTQLNVTVVGNGDTIVQQLPLSAETTIENQRVVLMTNGAMTMPDMMGWSKNDVLKVSEITGLEFIFEGEGYVVSQNLEPNANMQSTDKITIKLETPQE; translated from the coding sequence ATGACGAATAAAAACCCTTTAAAAAACAGAAAAAAAGTTGCTATACTGTTGTTTTTTGGCACTATTCTTTTACTAACTGTTTTTACGGGACGAATTGCATTTATCATGGTAAAAGGTGAAGTTAATGGAGAAGATTTGTCTCAAAACATAAATAATTTATACACGAGAAGTAGCATCCTAGAAGCAAACCGAGGAACCATATATGACGTTGGGGGGGAATCGGTTGCAATGGACGCTACTTCTTATTCTTTAGTAGCTGTTTTAACAGATGAATGGTCTAATTCTGAGGACCCTCAGCATGTAGTTGATAAGGAAAAAACAGCTGAAACGCTAGAAAAATACATTTCAATGAGCAAAGAAGAAATTTTGGCTAAATTAAATCAAAAAGACCTTAATCAAGTTGAATTTAGTGAAGAAGGGAAAAATTTATCCTATGATACAAAAAAGGGGATTGAAGAAGAAAATCTACCAGGTATTGTTTTTGAAGAAACGCCTACAAGACTATACCCCAATGGGATATTTGCTTCACATTTAATCGGATATGCAGCATTGCCCTCTGGAGAAGAAACAGACGTTTCAAGTACAGACTTAACCGGTATGATGGGGATTGAACTCGCTTATGACGACTTGCTGAAAGGAACAGATGGAAAAAAAATTTATCAAAAAGATAGTTTTGGTTATGTAATTCCTAACTCTGAAGTAGAAACGACAGAACCGGTTAACGGTGATGATATTTACCTTACTCTTGACAAACGAATGCAAGTATACCTAGAAAACGTTATGAGTGAAGTAGATGAAAAATACAATCCTGCTATGATGACAGCAACGTTAATCAATCCAGAAACAGGTGCTATTATCGCTACTTCGCAAAGACCAACATTTAACGGCACAACAAAAGATGGAATTGACCAGTTGTGGCAAAACGTATTAGTTGAAAATACTTATGAACCGGGATCTACAATGAAAATATTGACCTTAGCGTCAGCTGTCAGTGAAGGTGTATTTGATCCAAATGCTTATTTTCAATCCGGAGTCAAAAACGTTACTGGTGGGTCAATTCATGATCATAATCCAGACGGCTGGGGGACAATCTCTTATTTAGAAGGTTTGGCTCGTTCGAGTAATGTAGCATTTGCTAACTTAATGGAAAAAATGGGTGCAGACACTTGGCAAGAATATATGAACGCTTTTGGAATTGGTCAAACAACTAATTCGGGATTGGCAAATGAAGCTAAGGGCTCGATTGCTTACAATTATCCCTTAGAACAAGCCAACACAGCTTTTGGTCAAGGATTGACAGTAACTGCATTTCAAATGTTGCAAGCTTTTACAGCTATAGCAAATGATGGGAAAATGATGAAGCCACAATTTATCAGTAAAACGGTTGATTCTGACACAGGAGAAGAAACAATCGTTGAGCCAGAAGTTGTTGGTGAACCTATCACAGAAGAAGTAGCCGATCAAACACTAGAATACCTTAAAGAAGTTGTTTATAACAAAAATGGTACAGGAGTAGATTATCAAATCGAGGGATATGAAATTGCCGCAAAAACTGGGACCGCAGAAATTGTCAATCCTGAAACAAAACAGTATTATAGTGGGGGAACCGATTATGTCTACTCAGTAGCAGCTATGGCTCCAGCGGATGATCCAAAAGTAATTCTTTACATTACTGTACAACAACCAGAAATTAAGGATGGCAGTACAACAGGAAGTGGCGTAGTTAAAGAAATTTATCATCCTGTTATGAAGCGAGCATTAGAATATTTGGCCTTAGGAGAAGATGAAGAATCCGAGGAAAATGCGGTCGAAATGCCAAAAGTTACTGGAATTTCAAAAGATGAAGCACTTAAATCATTAGAAGGTACTCAGTTAAATGTGACCGTTGTTGGAAATGGTGATACAATAGTACAACAATTACCATTATCAGCTGAGACCACTATTGAAAATCAACGTGTGGTTTTAATGACTAATGGTGCTATGACTATGCCGGATATGATGGGATGGTCAAAAAATGATGTTTTAAAAGTTTCAGAAATAACCGGATTAGAATTTATATTTGAA